In the genome of Actinomadura luzonensis, the window CCAGAATCACGGTTACGGACAGATGTCCGTACGACGGAGGGAGACCGGATGGTGGACGACGGGGGCGGGCCGCTGAAGGGCGTGCTGGTGGCCGACTTCTCCCGCATCCTGGCCGGGCCCTACGCCACGATGCTGCTCGCCGACCTGGGCGCCGACGTGGTGAAGGTCGAGGGGCCCGGCGGCGACGACACCCGCGGCTGGACGCCGCCGACCCGCGGCGAGGTCTCGACGTACTACCTGGGCGTCAACCGCGGCAAACGCTCGATCGCGCTCGACCTGCGCGACCCCGGCGACGCGGCGGCGGCCAGGGAGCTGGCCCGGCGCGCCGACGTCCTGATCGAGAACTTCCGGCCCGGCGGCCTGGCCAGGTACGGCCTCGACCACGCCGCCGTCAGCGCCGCCAACCCCGGCGTCGTCTACGCCTCCATCAGCGGCTTCGGCACGGGGCCCGGCGCCCGGGTGCCCGGCTACGACCTCATGGTGCAGGCCATGTCCGGCCTGATGAGCCTCACGGGCGACCCGGACGGGCCGCCGTACCGGGCCGGCATCTCGGTCTTCGACGTCATGGCCGGCAACCACGCCGTCATCGGCATCCTGGCCGCGCTCCGCCACCGCGAGGCGACAGGACGAGGGCAGCACGTCGAGGTCAACCTGCTGTCCTCGGCGCTCACCGGGCTGGTCAACCACAGCTCCGCGTACGTGGCGGGCGGGGTCGTGCCCTACCGGATGGGCAACGCGCACCCGAGCGTGTTCCCGTACGAGCCGCTGCCCACCGCCGACGACGACCTCATCGTCGCCGCCGCCAACGACGGCCAGTTCCGCAAGCTGTGCGAGGTGCTCGGCATCCCCGAGGTCGCCGACGACCCGCGCTTCGCCCGCAACGCCGACCGCACCGCCCGCCGCGACGAGCTGCGTCCCCTCCTGGTCGGGCGGCTGGCCGCGCGGGGCGCGGTCGAGTGGTTCGAGCTGCTGGTCGAAGCCGGGGTGCCGAGCGGGCCCATCCAGACGATCGACGGCGGGTTCGCCATGGCCGAGCGGTTCGGGCTCGATCCCGTGGTCGAGGTGGGCGAGGGCGAGCGGGCCACGCCGACCACCCGCCACCCCATCCGCTTCTCCGAGACCCCGGCCCGCTACCTGCTGCCGCCGCCCGAGCTGGACGAGCACGGCGCGGAGCTGCGCAAGTGGCTCGCCGGGCCGGACCGGCCGCTGGGCGGGGAGGCGACGTGAGCGAGCGCTCGTACCCGACCGCGCTCGGCGCCTCGACCCGCGACAGCATCACGCTGCTCGGCCAGGACCTGGCCGGGGACATCATGGGCTCGGTCGGCTTCGGCGAGCTGGCCTTCTGGCTGGCCGCGCAGCGCCGGCCCACGCCCGGCGAGACCCGCGTCTTCGAGGCGGTGCTGGCCGCGCTGGCCGACCACGGCTTCACGCCGACCGCGATCGTGACGCGGCTGACGTACCTGTCGGCGCCGGACAGCGTGCAGGGGGCGCTCGCGGCGGGGCTGCTCGGCGGCGGCTCACGCTTCCTCGGCGTCACCGAGGACTGCGGCCGCTTCCTGCACGACGTGCTGCGCTCCCATGAGGGGTCCCTGCCGGAGCCGGACGACGACGCCGGCTGGGACGCGCTCGCCCTGGAGAGCGTCCGGGCCCGCCGCGAGCGCCGCGAGCTGATCCCCGGCCTCGGCCACCACGTGCACAAGGACGGCGACCCGCGCACGCCCCGGCTGTTCGCGATCGCCGCCGAGGAGGGGCTGCTCGGCCCGCACCTGGCGCTGTTCGCCGCCGTCGGCCGCGTCCACCCCCGGGTGCTCGGCCGCACGCTGCCGCTCAACGGCGCCGGCGTCTGCGGGGCCGCGCTCGCCGACCTCGGCCTGCCGCTGGAGCTGCTGCGCGCCTTCGCGCTGCTGGCCAGGACCGCCGGGCTGATCGGGCAGCTCGCCGAGGAGCTGCGCCACCCGGTCGCCAACGACATCTTCCTGTCCGTGGACCTCAGCAACCGGTCCATCCCCCCAGAGCCGTTCGCCGACGGAGGTCTGCATGGCTGAGCTCGTCGCGGTCATCGCGTCCACCCACCATCCCTTCTACCACCGGGCCTCCACCGCGACGGGGCCGGACCGGCCGCCGTTCGCCGACGAGTGGGTCCGCAAGGTCGAGGCCTTCCGCGAGACCCTGACCAGGGCGGAGCCCGACGTCCTCGTCATGGTCGGCTCCGACCACTTCCACCAGCTCTGGCTGGACAACATGCCGCAGTTCCTGGTCGGCAAGGCGCCCCACTACGACGCCAACTGGTACAACGAGGAACGCGAGTTCGGCCTGCCCCGGATGCTTTTCACCGGCGAGGAGGACCTGTCCGCCCACCTCCTGCGCGGCGGCCTCGACCTGGGCTTCGACCTGGCCTTCTCCAACGAGCTGCGGATCGACCACTCGATCACCTGCCCGATCATCACCCTGCGCCCGCAGAACGACCTGCCGATCGTGCCCGTCTACACCAACATCTTCGCCCCGCCGCTGCCCAGGCCGAAGCGGTTCGTGCAGCTCGGGCAGGCCATCCGCGAGCTGGTCGAGTCGTGGCCGGACGAGCGGCGGGTGGCCGTCATCGGCACCGGGCACCTGTCGCTGGAGCTCGGCGGGCCCCGCCAGTTCGGGCCGCACGGCCCCGACCCCGCCTTCGACCGCAAGGCCGTCGAGTGGATCGCCGCCGGCGACCTGGAGGGCTGCCTGTCGGAGGTCACCCTGGACAGCCTGTGGAACCCCGGCAACGCCACCCACGGCTTCATGGACTTCATGCTGATGATGGGGGTCGCCGGCGAGGGCCGCAAGGCCGACTACACCGACACCTACGACCTGTTCCACACCATGGAGGCGTACTTCACCTGGTACCCGGACGGAGGCGGAGCCGCATGAGCAAGTACCTGCTCGACAAGTTCCTGTTCACCGTGGACCGCGATCCCGAGCTGGTCGAACGCTACCGGGAGCAGCCGCGGGCCACCGTCGAGTGGTGGGAGGCCGAGTACGCGGGCCGCCTCCTCGGCTGCCACGGCGGCGAGCGCTCCACCTGGCCGCGCTTCGACGTGGTCGAGCGGGAGGCCCTCGCCACCCACGACTACCCGAGGCTGTTCGAGCTGGGGGCGCACCCCTTCCTGACGCTGACGCTGTTCATCGCCATGTTCGAGCGGGACTACGACGAGCCGCTGGGGTTCCAGCACGAGTACGCCCGGCGCCTGGCCCACCACAGCCTGCCCTATCCGGACATCTCCACCTGACCGATCACCCTTGGGGAGCCGCCCGCATGCGTGCCGCGCAGATCGTGACGTGCGACCGGCCGCCGGTCGTCACCGAGTGGCCGGAGCCGGCCGCGCCGGGGCCGGGGGAGCGGCTGGTGCGGTTCCCGACCAGCGCCGGGATGGCGGCGGGCGACGGCAGCATGGCGGAGCTGGCCCGCGTCCCGGCCGAGGACTTGGTGGAGCTGCCCGCCGGGGCCGACCCGGTGGCGGTGGCGGCCCTCGGGCTGTCGGCGGTGGCCGCGTACCAGGCGCTGACCTGGCGGGGCGAGCTGGCGGCGGGGGAGCAGGTGCTCGTGCTGGGGGCCGGCCTCGCCGCCCGGCTCGCCGCCGCCTGCGACGGGCCGGTGGACCTGGTCCTCGACCCCCTGTACGGGGTGCCCGCCGCGGCGGCCGCCCGGACGCTGCGGCCGGGCGGGCGGCTGGTCAACCTCGGCGGGTCGGCGGGGGAGACGTCGCCGCTCGACTCCTCGACGCTCCGGAGCCGGTCGCTGCGGGTGCTCGGCTACACCAACAACGAGCTGACGCGGGAGCGGCGGGCGGCGGCTGTACGGCGGGTCGCGGAGCTGGCGGTGGCCGGGCGGCTGGGCGTGGCCTGCGAGCCGGTCCCCCTCGCCGACGCCCCGGCGGCCTGGCACCGCCAGGCCACCGGCACCGCCTCAGGCCGCCTGGTCCTGCTCCCCGCCCCCGCCTGACCTCGGCCACCGCTGCCGGCCGGGCTCCTGGGCTTCGGGCCGCCGGTCAGGGACGGCCGCTTGCCTGGCCTTCGGGCGGGTGCCCGAGGCGGCCGGCGTCGGTCACCACCTCGTGGATGAACGCGCCCGCCAGGCGGGGCACCTCGGCCGGGGCGGGCGCGCCGGCCGGGGCGGGGGAGCCGAGGCGGCGGGCGAGCGCCAGGCGCAGGAGCGGGTGCCAGCGCCCGCCGAAGACGTCCAGCGCGTACGCGACGCCCTCCTCCTTCGACACCACCTCCCCGGTGGCCACGGTGCGGTGCAGCCGGGGCGGCGACAACACCTGGGCCAGCGCCACCCGGTACGGCGACTGCAGCCGTTTGCGCGGCGGCCGGTCCGACGCGGCGCGCGTGGCGTAGCGGGCCCAGTGGCCGCGGAGCTGGGCGAGGGTCCAGGGGCGCAGCAGGCCCGGCTCCGGGTCGAGCCCCAGCGTGCCCGGGGCCGGGCCGCGGACGGCGATGCCGCGCTCGGCCAGCACCGTCCACATGACCGGGTTGACGTCGAAGCCCCGCCCCCGCCGGAACGACGGCCCGCTGTGCGAGGCCACCGGCCGGATGCGGGTGACGGGCAGCCCGAGGTCGGCCGCGGCGACGAAGACGGCGTTGACCGTGTGCGGGATGTGCGGGTGCCGGCGGGCGAGGGCGCGGCCCGCGGCGCCGAGGTTGCCGAGCTTGTGCAGCAGCGAAAGGCGGCGCAGCTCGCGCTCGCCGGGTCGCGCGGCCGGGTCCCGGCGCAGTTCGCGCTCGCCGGGTTGCGCGGCCGGGTCCCGGCGCAGCTCGCGCTCGCCGGGTCGCGCGGCAGGGTCGAGGACGGCCACCACGTCGATGTCGCTCACGTCCGGCCGCCACGCGCCGAGCGCGGCCGAGCCGACGACGTAGCACCCGGCGACCAGCCCCGGCGCCAGCCGGTCGGCGACCGCGAGGTAGCGGGAGACCGCCCGCGCCAGCTCGCCGGGCAGCGTCACGAGACCCCCGTCGCCTCGATGCCGCCTCGCGCGGCCGAGGTCGTGGCGGCCGCTGCCCGGGCTCTCACGAGCCGACCGTGACGTGGGGGACCGTCTCGTAGGCGGCCCAGTCGGCGCTGATCGCGCCGGCCGTGCGGAGCAGCAGCGGCAGGTGCTCCTCGGCCAGCCGCTCCACGGAGGTCTCCGCGGCGTGCGCGTTGACGTTGAGGGCGGCGATGACCCGGCCGAGGCCGTCGCGCAGGGGCGCGGCCACGCTGCGGATGCCGAGCGCCAGCTCCTCGTCCGTGATGGCCCACCCGCGGGCGCGGACCTCGCGGAGGGCGGCGTCGCGCTCGGCGGCGTCCGGCCGCCAGCGCGGCTCGACGCCGGACCGGCTCGGCTCGGCCAGCACCCGCTCGACCTCGCCCGGCGGCAGCGCGGCCAGCAGCACCTTGCCGAGGGAGGTCTGCAGGGCCGGGAACCGGGTGCCGATCTGCACCGACAGGGTGACGATCTTGGGGACGGCGACGCGGGCGACGTACACGATGTCGGAGCCGTCGAGCTGGGCGATCGAGCAGGACTCGCGCGTCTGCGCCACCAGCCGCTCCATGTGCGGCCGGGCCACCTCCCACAGCCCCATCGAGCGCACGTACGACACGCCGAGCTCCAGCACCCGTGGCGTCAGCGCGTAGCCGCCCCGCTCGCCGCGGGCGTAGCCCAGCTCCTGGAGGGTGAGCAGGATGCGGCGGGCGGTGGGGCGGGCCAGGCCGGCCGCGGTCGCGACCTCGGTGAGGGACATGACCGGCCGGCCCGGCCGGAAGCACCTGATGACGTCGAGGCCGCGGGCCAGCGCCTCGATGAAATCGGGGCCGGTGTCGGCTCGTGCCATGGAAACGCCTCCCTGCTCGGATCCCGCCGCTCCGACTCTAGACCGTCGGGGCGGGCCGTCCGCACAGCGGCGGCCGGGGCGGGCGCGGGTGAGCCCGTCCCAGCCGCGGCGACGGGTTGGGGTGCCGGGGCGAGGCAGGGAGGCGGTCGTTACGCGGACGGGTGTCCGGAGGCGGTCACAGGTCGGTGGCGATGATGCGCTCGATGTTGCGCTCGGCCAGCGCGGTGATGGTGACGAACGGGTTCACGGTCGTGTTGCCGGGGATCAGCGCGCCGTCGATGACGTACAGGCCGGGGTAGGCGGTCAGGCGGCCGTAGTTGTCGGTGGCCCTGCCGAGCACCGCGCCGCCGAGCGGGTGGTAGGTGAGGTGGTCGCCCCAGATCTTGTAGACGCCGAACAGGTCCGTGCGGTAGATCGTCCCCTCCTTGGCGTTGATCTTGTCGAAGATCATCTTGGCCATGTCGATGGACGGCTGCTTCCACGCGGTCTGCCAGCTCAGGTCCACCCGGCCGGCGGCGGCGTTCCAGGTGAACTCGGCGCGGTTGGGGTTCCTGGTGATCGACAGGTAGAAGGAGGCGAACGTCTCGATGCCCGTCGGCAGCGGCGCGACCTCGGCGAACGCGCCCCCGGCGGCCCAGTTGTCGATGCCGGCGCACGGGATCGCCGACTGCTGCGCGCCCGTCGGGTCCCACAGGTGGTTCGCCCGGCCGCACATGACGTTGCCGTTGTCGCCCCAGCCCTTGCCGACCTCGCCGTTCAGGCTCGGCAGCGCGCCCGTCGCCTTCAGCTTGACCAGCAGCTTGCTGGTGCCGACGCTGCCCGCGGCGAAGAAGACCCGCTCCGCGGTGACCGTCTTGGTGGCGGTGACGGCGCCGGTCGTGCCGAGCTGCTCGATCACCACCGCGTACCCGCCGGAGCCCGCCGGGGCGACCGAGGTGACGCGGTGCAGCGGCGAGATCGCCACCCGGCCGGTCGCCCTGGCCCGCGCCAGGTACGTCTTCTGCAGCGACTTCTTGCCGTGGTTGTTGCCGTACAGGATCTCGGCGTCCAGCGCCGACTTCGGGACGGTGCCCGCCTCCTCCTGCTTCATGTAGTCCCAGTCGTAGACGTCCGGGACGAACACGAACGGGAAGCCGGAGCGCTGCGCGTGCTTCCGCCCGACCCGCCCGTACTGGTAGTAGGCGGTCGTCTCGAACCAGGCCGGGTCGATCAGGCCGACGCCGAGACCGGCGTTGGCGCGCGGGTAGTACACGTCGTACATCTCGGCGGCGTTCACCGTGGGCAGCACGGAGGCGAAGTTCTCCCGCTTCGGGGTGACCGCCATGCCGCCGTTCACCAGCGAGCCGCCGCCGACGCCGCGGCCCTGGTAGACGGTGATGCCGGCGAACTCCTCGGCGTCCAGGACGCCGGTGTGACGCGGGATGTCGCGGTCGATGGGGAAGCCGAGGAAGTAGTTGAGCGGGGCCTTGGTGCGGGTGCGCAGCCAGTACGACCGGTAGTCGGGCTCCCGCGTGTTGCAGAAGATCTTGCCGTCGGCGCCCGGGGTGTCCCAGGCCATGCCCATCTCCACCATGTGCACGTCCACGCCCGCCTCGGCCAGGCGCAGCGCGGCCACCGAACCGCCGTACCCGGTGCCGATCACCAGGGCCGGGACGTGCGCGCCGTCCGCGATCGGCCCCGCGGCGGCCGCCCGCGCCGGGGCGGCCCTCCCCAGGACGACCGCCGCGCCCGCGCCCGCGATGAACCCGCGGCGCGAGACGCGCCCGCGTAAGGACGAGGTGTCGCTCATGCTGGTCTCCCTCTGATCATCTCGACGGGCTACTTGTCGTGGTGGGGTGCGGCGGGGGAGCGTCCCGGGCCGGGCAGCACGCACGCGGTGTCCAGGCCCAGCACCCGGTTGAGCCGGCCGAAGGCCCACCAGGAGCCGATGCACATGCTCAGCTCGACGATCTCGGCCTGGCTGTAGCGGGCGGTCATCCGCGCCCAGAACTCCTCGTCCAGGCCGTGGTGGTCGAGGGCGTAGCGTTCGGCGTACTCGGCGGCCAGGCGGGTGCGCTCGTCGAAGGCGTCCGTGGTGCGCCACTCGGCCAGCGCGTCGAGGAAGCCGTCCTCGACCTTCTGGCCGTCCCGCTCGGTGCGCCAGTCGAGGCAGAACGCGCAGCCGTTGAGCTGGGCGATCCGCAGCCGGGCCGCCTCGAACTCGCGCAGGCCGAGCGTCGTGTGCGCGTACACCGCGAGGGAGAAGCCGGCCGCGGCCGGGCCGATGCCGGGGACCAGCTCGCCCCACACGTACGCGATCGGGTCCTTGCCGTCGGGAACGTCGACGATCACGGGTGCTTCCTTCCGAGTCGGCCCGTCGCCGGGCGCAGCGGCACGTCGAGCGCGTCGTACAGGCCGGGCTCCGCCTCCGCGAGCCAGTCGAGGGCGTTGACCAGGCGGCCGGCGGCGGTGGCGTTGCCGCCCGCGGCGCGGTTGCCGTCCTCGTCCGTGGCCTCGACGGTCACCTCGATGCGCGGGCTGCCCTCGATGATCACCCGGTGCGCGCCGTCGCCGCCCGCCGGGGGCGCGGGCCAATCGGGGGCGCAGGAGGGGTGGATGCGGGTGACGTGCTCGACGACGATGCGCGGCTCGCCCTCCACCACGCCCTGCACCTCGAACCGGAGCGCGCCCTGCGTGCCCGCCTCGAACACGCCCATCGCCGGGGTGGTGACCGTCTCCTCCAGGGGGCGGCGCTCGACGTGCTCGCGGAGCTCGTCCAGCTCGGCCCCGAGCGCGCGGGCCATCAGTCGCACCTGGCCGCCCCACACCATGGACGGGACCGTGGGGGCGATCATGGGGGGCTCGTAGTCCATGGGCTGCCCCATGCCGACCAGGTAGCGCACCGAGTCCGGCTGGTCGTAGGCGGTGTAGTCGAAGATCTCCTGGCAGCGGACCGCGTCCACCCGCGCCCCGAGGCCGCTGACCAGCAGGGGCAGGACGTCGTTGCCCCAGCCGGGGTCCACCCCCGACACGAACAGCGAGCCGCCGCCCTCGGCGATCGCCTCCAGCACCCTCGCGCGCAGCTCGGGCGGGGCGTTGCGCTGGTCGTACAGGGCGTAGAGGGAGGGCGTGACGACCACGGCGCCGCCCCGGACCGCGCGCAGCACGTCGGCCAGGGCGTCGTCGGGACGGACGTCGCCGGAGGCGGCGTAGACGACGGCGCGGGGCCTGGCGGCGAGGACGGCGGCCACGTCGGTGGTGGCGGGCACGCCGAGGCGGACGCCGAGGCCGCTCAGCTCGCCGGCGTCGCGCCCGGCCTTGGCGGGGTCGTGGACGAGGACGGCGGCCAGCTCAAGGCCGGGATGCGCCTCGACGGCGCGGATGGCGGCGCGGCCGACGTTGCCGGTTCCCCAGATCACCGTGGACACCATGGGCGGAGCGTAACAAGCGCTTGGTTGACTGTATAGATCCCCGTCCGGACGCGATCAGGGCGCGGCCGGCAGCAGGGTGCCGACCAGGCGGCGCATGCGCTCGCCGAGCTCGGGCGAGCGCGGCCCGCGGGTGAGGACGAGCTGGTGCGCGGCCCCCACCAGGGCGAGCGCGAGGGAGGCCGGGTCGGCCTCGGCCGGCAGCCGGCCGAGACGCTGCTCGGCCTCCAGGTACGCGGTGAACAGCCGCTCGCCCGCGTCCGGCTCCAGCGTGCCGTCGCCGAGCGCCTGGGCGAGCCGCGGCACCACCGTGGGACGGGCGAGCGTGAGCCCGGCCAGCGCCAGCAGGTTGCCGGTCAGCAACGAGTCGATGGCCGCCAGCACGTTGCCCGCGACCGTGCCGGAGCCGGCCCGCACCGGCAGGTCGCGCAGCCGGCCGGTCGCCGCGCCCGCGCGGTCCACGATGAGCGCGGCGAGGAAGGCGTCGAGGTCGGTGAAGTGGTTGTAGAGCAGCCCGGTCGCGACGCCGGCCTCGCGCGTGATCGCCCGCCCGCTCATCCCCGAGGGCCCCTCGCGCAGCAGGACCCGCTCCGCCGCGTCGAAGAGCTGCTGCCGGACTTCGGGGATCGTGACGCCGCGCGGTGACATGGCCCGCACTCTACCGGTCGGGGCCTCGGGGGCTTGCGGTAAATGAGCACTCGCTCATACTGTATGAGCAAGTGCTCATTCTCGGTCGCAAGGGGTGGATCATGCGGAAAAGGGTCATCATCATCGGAGCCGGGATCGCCGGGCTGGCGGCCGCGCTGCGGCTCGGCCGCGACGGGTGGGAGCCGGTCGTCGTCGAGCGCGCCCCGGCCCGCCGCACCGGCGGGTACGTGCTCATCCTGTCCGGCATGGGCCTGGACGCGGCCGAGCGGATGGGGGTGCTGGCCGGGCTGGCGGAGCGCCGCGTCGCCGCCTTCGACCTCGCCTACTTACGCCCGGACGGCCGCCCGCGCTTCACCGTCCCGCGCGCCGCGGTGCGGCGGCTGCTCGGCGACGACGGCTACGCGCTGCTGCGCGGCGACGTCGAGGACGTGCTGCACGAGGCCGCGGCCGGCCACGCCGAGCTGCGCTTCGGCACCACCGTCACCGCCCTGGCGCAGGACGGCGGGGGAGTGGACGTCACGCTCAGCGACGGCACCAGCGAACGGGCCGACCTGGTCGTCGGCGCGGACGGCCTGCACTCGGCGGTGCGCGCCCTCGCCTTCGGGCCCGAGGAGCGCTACCGGCGCGACCTCGGCCACATGGTCGCCGCGGTCGTCCTCGGCGGGCTGCCCGCCGGGGCCCGGCCGGGCGCGTTCACCACGGCCGGCGAGGTCGGGCGCACGTTCACGGTGGCCGACATGGGCGGCGGACGGGCCGCGGCCTTCTTCACCTGGGCCGCCGCCGACCCCGCCGCCGAGCTGGCGGCCGGCGCGGCCCGCTCGCTCGGCCGCGCCTTCCCCGGCGAGCGCTGGGTCGCCACGGAGCTGATCGCGGGCCTGCGCGAGGAGGAGACCTACTTCGACAGCGTCAGCCAGATCGTGATGGACCGCTGGAGCGCCGGCCGGGTCGTGCTGCTCGGCGACGCCGCCTGGTGCGTCACGCTGTTCGCCGGGTACGGCTCGTCGCTGGCCGTGGGCGGCGCGGCCCTGCTCGGCGACGCGCTCGACCGCAGCCCCGGGGACGTCCCGGCCGCCCTGCGGGCCTGGGAGGCCGGGCTCCGCCCCGAGGTGAGCGAACGGCAGCGCAAGGGCAGGGCCAACACCGGCGCGCACGCGCCCCGCAGCAAGCTCGAACTCGCCCTGCGTGACCTGCCCCTGCGGCTGGCCGCCGTCCCCCCGGTGACGAGCCTGCTGAGCCGCCGTCTCGACTTCCGGCGGCACTGATCCGCCGCCGGTCGCCCGAGTGTGCGACTTTTCGCAGGAGAAGTCAATGGACGGGCTGTGCGGCTGCTCAGGAGGCTGCTCTCAGGAGGCCGGCTCTCAGGAGGGCGGCTCTCAGGAGGTCGGCGAGGGCGAGGCGGACGCGGTCGGCGACCTCGAAGGAGAAGGAGCGGGGGTGGCCGGCCCGGAGGGAGCGGGGGTGAGGTTGGCGTAGAAGCCCGTCCTCGGCTTGACCGGCACGATCACCCGCACCGGCGGGGCCCCGGCGAAGGTGAACGTCATCGGCACCGTGCCGCCGCGCACCCCCGTCGCCGTGCCGAGCGGCCGGTCGCCGACGCCGACCGGCTGGAGCGGCTGCACCGTGACGGGCGCGGCGAGCTGCACCTGCCCGCCGCCCTCGGCGGCGATGCTCTGGAGCTGGACCGGCTGGTGGCCGTCGTTGACGATCACCCCGTACAGGGTGGTCTGCGGTGCGGGGGAGGCCGGGTCGGCGCCGCCCAGCAGGAAGACGTTGCGGACGTGGATGGTCTGGCCCACGTCGGCGTTGGCCCCCTCGTTCTGCGGCAGGCGCTGGACGGTGTCGATGCTGGTCTTCGTGCAGCCCGCGGCCAGAGCCGCCAAGGCCACGGCGGTCACGGCAGAGGCGATGGGACGCATCGCTAGGCCCTCCTCTCGGCACCCACTTCCGCACCGCCACTACCCGCGCACGTTCCGTTGAACCCAGCCGGGGCCCCAGGGCCCGCGGCGGCGCGGGCGTCGCAGGACCGCTCGCGGCACGACCACGCGGTGGAGTGCGACGAGGTCACCTGAGCCGCCGGTCGAGGAAGCCGATCACCGCGCGGGCCAGCGCCACCCGGTGGTCGGCCAGGCCGTGGCCGGTGTCGAACAGGTGCTCGTCGAGCAGCGGGCCCGCGTACGCCGCCGCCGGCGGCCGGTGGTGCGTCTCCGGCGGGGCCACCGTGTCGCGGCCGGCGCCGATCAGCAGGACGGGCCGCCCGGCCAGGGCGGGGGCGAGGCCGGTCAGGCGCCAGACGTCGCCCGCCGCCAGCATCTCGGCGACCAGCGCCTCGGCGGTGGTGCCCGCCAGGGGCAGCAGCTCCTCCCGCCACGCCTCGGCGAGCGCGCCGGCGTAGCCGGGATCGGCGCGGCAGGCCGCGGCGGCGGCCCCGAAGTCGAACGCGGCCACCGCGCCCGCCGCGGCCACCGACGGCAGCGCCGCCGCCGTCATGAGCGCCGCGAACCCGCCCGCGCTGTGCCCGACGACCGCCAGCCGGTCCGGGTCCAGGCGGTGCGCGGCGGCGGTCGCGGGGTCGCGCAGCGCCGCCACGGCCGCCGCCGCGTCCTCCAGCAGGTGCGCCCACGCGTACGAGCCGCCCATGCCCCAGGAGCCCCGGTAGTGGAAGACCAGGGTGGCGTAGCCGGCGCGGGCGGCGGCGTGGGCCAGGTCGAAGTTGCGCTCGGTGCCGGGGAAGCCGTGCAGCAGGAGCAGCACCGGGTGCGGGCTCGGCCCGGCGGGGACGTGCAGCACGCCGAGCAGCGGGACCCCGCCGGACGGGAACGTCAGCGGCACGGTGGCCGCGCGCGGGCCCGGCACGTCGATGGGGTCGGTGATGAGGGGGTCCGCCATGGTTGCTCCCGCTAGATGGTACCGATCGGTTCGATGAGGAAGCGTAGCACCCGCCCGCCTCCCGCGAAGCCGCGAAACGTAGCATCTGGGACGTGCCGACGCGCTTCGAGGTCGTGACCCTCGTCCACGCCCCTCCCGGCCTCGTCTTCGACACCTCGCTGTCGGTCGAGGCGCACACCGAGTCCATGGCGGGCGCGCGCGAGCGGGCCGTCGCGGGCGTCACCACCGGCCGGCTCGGCCCCGGCGACCGGGTCACCTGGCGGGCCCGGCACTTCGGGCTCCCCTGGCGGCTGACGTCGGTGATCAGCGGCTACGAGCGGCCCGCGTACTTCATGGACGAGCAGGTCGCGGGCCCGTTCCGGCGCTGGCGGCACGCGCACCACTTCGTCCTCGCGCCCGACGGA includes:
- a CDS encoding CaiB/BaiF CoA transferase family protein, encoding MVDDGGGPLKGVLVADFSRILAGPYATMLLADLGADVVKVEGPGGDDTRGWTPPTRGEVSTYYLGVNRGKRSIALDLRDPGDAAAARELARRADVLIENFRPGGLARYGLDHAAVSAANPGVVYASISGFGTGPGARVPGYDLMVQAMSGLMSLTGDPDGPPYRAGISVFDVMAGNHAVIGILAALRHREATGRGQHVEVNLLSSALTGLVNHSSAYVAGGVVPYRMGNAHPSVFPYEPLPTADDDLIVAAANDGQFRKLCEVLGIPEVADDPRFARNADRTARRDELRPLLVGRLAARGAVEWFELLVEAGVPSGPIQTIDGGFAMAERFGLDPVVEVGEGERATPTTRHPIRFSETPARYLLPPPELDEHGAELRKWLAGPDRPLGGEAT
- a CDS encoding carboxymuconolactone decarboxylase family protein, coding for MIVDVPDGKDPIAYVWGELVPGIGPAAAGFSLAVYAHTTLGLREFEAARLRIAQLNGCAFCLDWRTERDGQKVEDGFLDALAEWRTTDAFDERTRLAAEYAERYALDHHGLDEEFWARMTARYSQAEIVELSMCIGSWWAFGRLNRVLGLDTACVLPGPGRSPAAPHHDK
- a CDS encoding zinc-binding dehydrogenase, with product MRAAQIVTCDRPPVVTEWPEPAAPGPGERLVRFPTSAGMAAGDGSMAELARVPAEDLVELPAGADPVAVAALGLSAVAAYQALTWRGELAAGEQVLVLGAGLAARLAAACDGPVDLVLDPLYGVPAAAAARTLRPGGRLVNLGGSAGETSPLDSSTLRSRSLRVLGYTNNELTRERRAAAVRRVAELAVAGRLGVACEPVPLADAPAAWHRQATGTASGRLVLLPAPA
- a CDS encoding IclR family transcriptional regulator domain-containing protein, coding for MARADTGPDFIEALARGLDVIRCFRPGRPVMSLTEVATAAGLARPTARRILLTLQELGYARGERGGYALTPRVLELGVSYVRSMGLWEVARPHMERLVAQTRESCSIAQLDGSDIVYVARVAVPKIVTLSVQIGTRFPALQTSLGKVLLAALPPGEVERVLAEPSRSGVEPRWRPDAAERDAALREVRARGWAITDEELALGIRSVAAPLRDGLGRVIAALNVNAHAAETSVERLAEEHLPLLLRTAGAISADWAAYETVPHVTVGS
- a CDS encoding extradiol ring-cleavage dioxygenase, with product MAELVAVIASTHHPFYHRASTATGPDRPPFADEWVRKVEAFRETLTRAEPDVLVMVGSDHFHQLWLDNMPQFLVGKAPHYDANWYNEEREFGLPRMLFTGEEDLSAHLLRGGLDLGFDLAFSNELRIDHSITCPIITLRPQNDLPIVPVYTNIFAPPLPRPKRFVQLGQAIRELVESWPDERRVAVIGTGHLSLELGGPRQFGPHGPDPAFDRKAVEWIAAGDLEGCLSEVTLDSLWNPGNATHGFMDFMLMMGVAGEGRKADYTDTYDLFHTMEAYFTWYPDGGGAA
- a CDS encoding citryl-CoA lyase, which produces MSERSYPTALGASTRDSITLLGQDLAGDIMGSVGFGELAFWLAAQRRPTPGETRVFEAVLAALADHGFTPTAIVTRLTYLSAPDSVQGALAAGLLGGGSRFLGVTEDCGRFLHDVLRSHEGSLPEPDDDAGWDALALESVRARRERRELIPGLGHHVHKDGDPRTPRLFAIAAEEGLLGPHLALFAAVGRVHPRVLGRTLPLNGAGVCGAALADLGLPLELLRAFALLARTAGLIGQLAEELRHPVANDIFLSVDLSNRSIPPEPFADGGLHG
- a CDS encoding nucleotidyltransferase domain-containing protein gives rise to the protein MTLPGELARAVSRYLAVADRLAPGLVAGCYVVGSAALGAWRPDVSDIDVVAVLDPAARPGERELRRDPAAQPGERELRRDPAARPGERELRRLSLLHKLGNLGAAGRALARRHPHIPHTVNAVFVAAADLGLPVTRIRPVASHSGPSFRRGRGFDVNPVMWTVLAERGIAVRGPAPGTLGLDPEPGLLRPWTLAQLRGHWARYATRAASDRPPRKRLQSPYRVALAQVLSPPRLHRTVATGEVVSKEEGVAYALDVFGGRWHPLLRLALARRLGSPAPAGAPAPAEVPRLAGAFIHEVVTDAGRLGHPPEGQASGRP
- a CDS encoding GMC oxidoreductase, producing the protein MSDTSSLRGRVSRRGFIAGAGAAVVLGRAAPARAAAAGPIADGAHVPALVIGTGYGGSVAALRLAEAGVDVHMVEMGMAWDTPGADGKIFCNTREPDYRSYWLRTRTKAPLNYFLGFPIDRDIPRHTGVLDAEEFAGITVYQGRGVGGGSLVNGGMAVTPKRENFASVLPTVNAAEMYDVYYPRANAGLGVGLIDPAWFETTAYYQYGRVGRKHAQRSGFPFVFVPDVYDWDYMKQEEAGTVPKSALDAEILYGNNHGKKSLQKTYLARARATGRVAISPLHRVTSVAPAGSGGYAVVIEQLGTTGAVTATKTVTAERVFFAAGSVGTSKLLVKLKATGALPSLNGEVGKGWGDNGNVMCGRANHLWDPTGAQQSAIPCAGIDNWAAGGAFAEVAPLPTGIETFASFYLSITRNPNRAEFTWNAAAGRVDLSWQTAWKQPSIDMAKMIFDKINAKEGTIYRTDLFGVYKIWGDHLTYHPLGGAVLGRATDNYGRLTAYPGLYVIDGALIPGNTTVNPFVTITALAERNIERIIATDL